From a region of the Hyalangium ruber genome:
- a CDS encoding nuclear transport factor 2 family protein, with the protein MSNLETVQSIYAAFSRGDVRSILEHLSEDVEWEYGVAPNDVPWLQARHGRSGALEFLQSLQALEFHTFEPKTFLEAPRLVVVLVDIDLEVKATGQRIAEKEEVHIWRFDETGQVVRFRHAVDSYQHSRALRAGTASESTGSTGDFALPWGPTLA; encoded by the coding sequence ATGAGCAACCTTGAAACAGTCCAGTCGATCTATGCCGCCTTCAGCCGAGGCGACGTCCGCTCGATCCTCGAGCACCTGTCCGAGGACGTGGAGTGGGAGTACGGGGTCGCTCCGAACGATGTGCCCTGGCTGCAGGCGAGGCACGGCCGCTCCGGTGCGCTGGAGTTCCTCCAGAGCCTGCAGGCGCTCGAGTTCCACACCTTCGAGCCGAAGACCTTCCTCGAGGCGCCAAGGCTGGTGGTCGTCCTGGTGGACATCGATCTGGAGGTCAAGGCGACGGGTCAGCGCATCGCCGAGAAGGAAGAGGTCCACATCTGGCGCTTCGATGAGACGGGCCAGGTGGTCCGCTTCCGTCACGCCGTGGACAGCTACCAACACTCCCGGGCGCTGCGGGCAGGCACCGCGTCGGAGTCCACCGGCTCCACGGGCGACTTCGCGCTGCCATGGGGTCCGACCCTGGCTTGA
- a CDS encoding U32 family peptidase, with the protein MPARRPEILAPAGDIESLQAALASGADAVYFGLDEGFNARARAENFSLERLPETVALIHRAGARAYLTLNTLVFEPELPIVEHLVRGAASAGIDALIIQDPAVALLARALCPQLELHASTQMTISSAEGVRFAQGLGICRVVVPRELSVAEIRRLAGQTDVELEVFIHGALCMSWSGQCLTSEAWGGRSANRGQCAQSCRLPYDLVVDGETRELGEVKYLLSPKDLAGVRAVPELVEIGVHGLKIEGRLKGPAYVSSTVQGYQRWVESILAGAPDEARLKRDLADMSLAYSRGFSNGFLAGSDHQTLVEGRFPKHRGLYLGRVRSISGKEVWIVPDERPWTGALGLGEERPEAPAGKVASPLEGEPAPEAIDPRPGMGVVFDAGHPEDKNEPGGPIFRVERQGDGWVLGFGHPGPDLGRVAAGQRVWLNSDPSMVRRVEGLLAQGEPEGRIPLELKVSGSEGAVLRVQASAWGHESSASSQGTLTPARAGGLDEALLRDKLGAFGGTTFRLAGLDMSGLTPGLHLPVSELKALRRQLVTELTTAVERGYRRTVIETPVLESTRVSLSERVPAAPAEESARLIPLCRNDAQLEAVIAAGLPEVELDWMELVGLQRAVERAKAAGLRVTIATVRVQKPGEEGYDQRIDRLRPDAVLVRHWGAMMHFLERPAGQPRPVLHGDFSLNVTNSLTAAYLLGLGLDTLTCSHDLDATQVSALLANAPAHRFTVALHHHIATFHTEHCVYSHTLSNGRDFRTCGRPCEKHQISLRDRLGLDHPVIVDVGCRNTVFNAQAQSAASLVPRLLESGVRRFRVEFVRESQEEAARVLAAYQELLAGRLTPAEATRRAAVHEQFGVTRGTMKVLSPPAPSAR; encoded by the coding sequence ATGCCTGCCCGCCGCCCTGAAATTCTTGCTCCCGCGGGAGATATCGAGTCCCTCCAGGCCGCGCTCGCCAGTGGGGCGGACGCCGTCTACTTCGGGCTGGACGAGGGCTTCAACGCCCGGGCCCGCGCCGAGAACTTCTCCCTGGAGCGCCTGCCGGAGACGGTGGCCCTCATCCACCGCGCGGGGGCTCGTGCCTACCTCACCCTGAACACGCTGGTCTTCGAGCCCGAGCTGCCCATCGTCGAGCACCTCGTGCGGGGAGCGGCCTCGGCGGGTATCGACGCCCTCATCATCCAGGATCCCGCCGTGGCGCTGCTGGCCCGGGCGCTCTGCCCGCAGCTGGAGCTGCACGCCTCCACGCAGATGACGATCTCCAGCGCCGAGGGCGTGCGCTTCGCCCAGGGGCTGGGCATCTGCCGGGTGGTGGTGCCGCGTGAGCTCTCCGTGGCGGAGATCCGCCGGCTGGCCGGGCAGACGGATGTCGAGCTGGAGGTCTTCATCCATGGCGCGCTGTGCATGTCCTGGAGCGGGCAGTGCCTGACGAGCGAGGCGTGGGGTGGGCGCTCCGCCAACCGGGGCCAGTGCGCCCAGTCCTGCCGCCTGCCGTACGATCTCGTGGTGGATGGGGAGACGCGGGAGCTGGGCGAGGTGAAGTACCTGCTCAGCCCGAAGGATCTCGCGGGCGTGCGCGCGGTGCCCGAGCTGGTGGAGATCGGCGTCCACGGGCTGAAGATCGAAGGTCGGCTCAAGGGCCCGGCGTACGTCTCCTCCACCGTGCAGGGCTATCAGCGCTGGGTGGAGAGCATCCTCGCGGGGGCGCCGGACGAGGCGCGGCTGAAGCGGGACCTGGCGGACATGTCGCTGGCGTACAGCCGTGGCTTCTCCAATGGGTTCCTGGCGGGCTCGGACCACCAGACGCTCGTCGAGGGCCGCTTCCCCAAGCACCGAGGGCTGTACCTGGGCCGCGTCCGGTCCATCTCCGGCAAGGAGGTGTGGATCGTCCCCGATGAGCGTCCGTGGACGGGCGCCCTGGGGCTGGGCGAGGAGCGCCCGGAGGCTCCTGCTGGCAAGGTGGCCTCGCCCCTGGAAGGAGAGCCCGCGCCCGAGGCGATCGATCCCCGTCCAGGAATGGGCGTGGTCTTCGACGCGGGCCATCCGGAGGACAAGAACGAGCCGGGCGGCCCCATCTTCCGCGTGGAGCGTCAGGGCGATGGGTGGGTGCTGGGCTTTGGTCACCCGGGTCCGGATCTGGGGCGCGTGGCGGCCGGGCAGCGCGTGTGGCTCAACAGCGATCCGTCCATGGTGCGTCGCGTCGAGGGGCTGCTGGCGCAGGGCGAGCCGGAGGGCCGCATCCCTCTCGAGCTGAAGGTCTCGGGCTCGGAGGGCGCAGTGCTGCGTGTGCAGGCCAGCGCCTGGGGGCATGAGTCCTCGGCCTCCAGCCAGGGGACGCTGACCCCTGCGCGTGCGGGAGGCCTGGATGAGGCGCTGCTGCGAGACAAGCTCGGGGCGTTTGGAGGCACGACCTTCCGCCTCGCGGGTTTGGATATGTCGGGCCTGACGCCGGGCTTGCACCTGCCGGTCTCCGAGCTCAAGGCGCTGCGGCGCCAGTTGGTGACGGAGCTCACCACGGCGGTGGAGCGCGGCTACCGCCGGACGGTCATCGAGACGCCGGTGCTCGAGTCGACGCGCGTCTCGCTCTCTGAGCGGGTGCCCGCGGCTCCAGCAGAGGAGAGCGCGCGGCTGATTCCCCTGTGCCGCAACGACGCGCAGCTCGAGGCGGTCATCGCCGCCGGTCTGCCCGAGGTAGAGCTGGACTGGATGGAGCTGGTGGGGTTGCAGCGGGCGGTGGAGCGAGCGAAGGCGGCGGGGCTGCGGGTGACGATCGCGACGGTGCGGGTGCAGAAGCCGGGCGAGGAGGGCTACGACCAGCGCATCGACCGGCTGCGCCCGGATGCGGTGCTGGTGCGCCACTGGGGCGCGATGATGCACTTCCTGGAGCGTCCGGCGGGCCAGCCTCGCCCGGTGCTGCACGGGGACTTCTCGCTCAACGTCACCAACTCGCTGACGGCCGCGTACCTGTTGGGGCTGGGGTTGGACACGCTCACGTGCTCGCACGATCTGGACGCGACGCAGGTGTCCGCGCTGCTGGCGAACGCACCGGCGCACCGCTTCACGGTGGCGCTGCACCACCACATCGCCACGTTCCACACCGAGCACTGCGTGTACTCGCACACGTTGTCCAACGGGCGTGACTTCCGCACCTGCGGACGGCCGTGTGAGAAGCACCAGATCTCGCTGCGGGACAGGTTGGGGTTGGACCACCCGGTGATCGTGGACGTGGGCTGCCGCAACACGGTGTTCAACGCCCAGGCCCAGAGTGCGGCTTCGCTGGTGCCCCGGCTGCTGGAGAGCGGGGTACGGCGCTTCCGGGTGGAGTTCGTGCGGGAGTCCCAGGAGGAGGCGGCGCGGGTGCTGGCGGCCTACCAGGAGCTGCTCGCGGGCCGGCTCACCCCGGCCGAGGCCACCCGGCGCGCGGCGGTCCACGAGCAGTTCGGCGTGACCCGCGGCACCATGAAGGTGCTCAGCCCGCCGGCCCCGTCAGCGCGCTGA
- a CDS encoding cytochrome P450: MTVAAEKIALDVVSPENLLDPNPLYKHLLESEPVYWSDTLQAWFVTRHEDVAACFRDPRLSAERTQLVVEQQLRGVGTDKVRDYLHYASQQMLMKDGAEHSRLRRQTNPGFTTQALDGWRPMIHRVVDTLLDRVQDMGRMDLVLDFSEPLPSLIIMEFFDIPVAHREDFQIWANCIARFFGSPVEGMEEAALRANDAMRNLARYLGALAQERRKSPGRDILSMMIQAQAEGRMDEDQLVANAILILTAGHVTTIDQLSNGVHALLTHPEQLQKLRENPTLLMSAVEEVLRYAPAVPFMHRIAIEDLELRGRSIRRGQIVFLGIAAANRDPSVFPEPDRFDITRANNKHLSFAFGPHLCLGAGLARRELDLSFGALLRRMPGLRLDEERPPRIKCNSLVFRGFDALPVRW, from the coding sequence ATGACGGTTGCCGCAGAGAAAATCGCGCTCGACGTCGTCAGTCCCGAGAACCTGCTCGACCCGAACCCTCTCTACAAGCACCTGCTCGAGTCGGAGCCCGTGTACTGGTCGGACACGCTGCAAGCGTGGTTCGTCACCCGCCACGAGGATGTGGCGGCCTGCTTCCGGGATCCGCGCCTGAGCGCCGAGCGGACCCAGCTCGTCGTCGAGCAGCAACTGCGCGGAGTAGGGACCGACAAGGTCCGGGACTACCTGCACTACGCCAGTCAGCAGATGTTGATGAAGGACGGGGCCGAGCACTCCCGCCTGCGCCGTCAGACCAACCCGGGCTTCACCACGCAGGCGCTCGATGGCTGGCGACCGATGATCCACCGGGTCGTCGACACGTTGCTGGATCGCGTCCAGGACATGGGGCGGATGGATCTGGTGTTGGACTTCTCGGAGCCGCTGCCCTCACTCATCATCATGGAGTTCTTCGACATCCCCGTGGCCCACCGCGAGGACTTCCAGATCTGGGCCAACTGCATCGCCCGGTTCTTCGGCTCGCCCGTGGAGGGGATGGAAGAGGCGGCCCTGCGCGCCAATGACGCGATGAGGAACCTGGCCCGGTACCTGGGAGCGCTCGCCCAGGAGCGCCGCAAGTCCCCGGGCCGGGACATCCTCAGCATGATGATCCAGGCCCAGGCAGAGGGCCGCATGGACGAGGACCAGCTCGTCGCCAACGCGATCCTCATCCTGACCGCTGGCCACGTCACCACGATCGATCAGCTCAGCAATGGCGTGCATGCCCTGCTCACGCACCCCGAGCAGCTCCAGAAGCTGCGAGAGAACCCCACGCTCCTCATGTCCGCGGTGGAGGAGGTGCTGCGCTACGCCCCCGCCGTGCCCTTCATGCACCGCATCGCCATCGAGGATCTGGAGCTGCGCGGGAGGAGCATCCGCCGTGGGCAGATCGTCTTCCTCGGCATCGCCGCCGCGAACCGCGATCCGTCCGTCTTCCCGGAGCCGGACCGCTTCGACATCACCCGCGCGAACAACAAGCACCTGAGCTTCGCGTTCGGGCCGCACCTGTGCCTGGGCGCAGGCCTGGCGCGCCGCGAGCTGGATCTCTCCTTCGGAGCGCTCTTGCGGCGCATGCCGGGGCTGCGCCTGGACGAAGAGCGGCCTCCCCGTATCAAGTGCAACAGCCTGGTCTTCCGCGGCTTCGACGCGTTGCCCGTGCGCTGGTGA
- a CDS encoding prephenate dehydrogenase/arogenate dehydrogenase family protein, giving the protein MTQVALVGYGRFGRALGTLLVESGMSYRALDPFSEVPEPYRVTSLPELVAGAELVVVAVPVPRLHSVLEALRPHLRPEQLVMDVGSVKVKPVEALAEVLGTKVPWVGTHPLFGPLSLAMAERPLRVVICPNPQHPEAAGRARRFYERLGCEIVEQTPENHDRVMAHTHALTFFVAKGMIDAGTGINVPFAPASFKALARTIEVVRSDAGHLFAAIQRENPFASEARSHLLKALEEIHGELERLPPESSAQEAGHMAIPAPQAGSPELTEARAHIDQLDRELMELLARRTELAQRAARAKAREGRPVLDPAREESLLAERRAWAAELGLEAEAVEELFRSILRFSRRSQAKGN; this is encoded by the coding sequence ATGACGCAGGTTGCGCTGGTGGGGTACGGGCGGTTCGGTCGCGCGCTGGGCACGCTCCTGGTGGAGTCCGGCATGAGCTACCGGGCCCTGGATCCGTTCTCCGAGGTTCCAGAGCCCTACCGTGTCACCTCGCTTCCAGAGTTGGTCGCGGGGGCGGAGCTCGTGGTGGTAGCTGTTCCCGTGCCGCGACTGCACTCCGTTCTCGAAGCGCTGCGTCCGCACCTGCGACCTGAGCAGCTCGTGATGGATGTGGGCAGTGTGAAGGTGAAGCCGGTGGAGGCGCTCGCCGAGGTGCTCGGCACCAAGGTCCCCTGGGTGGGCACCCATCCACTCTTCGGCCCGCTCAGCCTGGCGATGGCCGAGCGGCCTCTTCGGGTGGTCATCTGCCCCAACCCCCAGCACCCAGAGGCCGCCGGGCGAGCGCGCCGCTTCTACGAGCGGCTGGGCTGCGAGATCGTCGAGCAGACGCCCGAGAACCACGACCGGGTGATGGCGCACACTCACGCCCTCACGTTCTTCGTGGCCAAGGGGATGATCGACGCGGGGACGGGCATCAATGTCCCGTTCGCTCCCGCGAGCTTCAAGGCGCTGGCCCGTACCATCGAGGTGGTTCGCTCGGACGCCGGGCACCTCTTCGCCGCCATCCAGCGAGAGAACCCCTTCGCCTCGGAGGCCCGGAGCCACCTGCTCAAGGCCCTCGAGGAGATCCACGGGGAGCTGGAGCGCCTGCCCCCCGAGTCGAGCGCTCAGGAAGCAGGGCACATGGCGATTCCAGCCCCCCAGGCGGGCTCGCCGGAGCTGACCGAGGCCCGGGCGCACATCGACCAGCTTGATCGAGAGCTGATGGAGTTGCTGGCCCGCAGGACCGAGCTGGCACAGCGGGCGGCCCGAGCCAAGGCACGAGAAGGGCGCCCGGTGCTCGACCCGGCGCGAGAAGAATCGCTCCTCGCGGAGAGGCGCGCCTGGGCCGCGGAGCTGGGGCTAGAGGCCGAGGCGGTGGAGGAGCTCTTCCGTTCCATTCTGCGCTTCTCCCGCCGCTCCCAGGCCAAGGGGAACTGA
- a CDS encoding PfkB family carbohydrate kinase — protein sequence MTARPELLVVGHVTRDYIRGETRLGGAASFSSRVAATLGIETALVTSAPSDYALMAPLRSLPGLSIHVVPSPTVTTFELDYSGPRRRLYLREVARPIRIEDIPPEWRDIPVAYVAPVAGECDRALVEGLRSKLICVGLQGWLRKTAPDGLVEPSIHSEASEPPRGLGAAVFSEEDHPEAEFLAEQFARRGPVVALTRGRRGSTVRAGSQQWEIPAAPANEVDPTGAGDVFGIGLTLALARGASAPDAARAAAAIAARVVEGPEMGNLSAADAMHLPPRP from the coding sequence ATGACCGCACGCCCCGAGTTGCTCGTCGTTGGCCACGTCACCCGCGATTACATCCGGGGAGAAACCCGCCTGGGTGGCGCCGCCTCGTTCTCCTCACGGGTCGCGGCCACGCTCGGCATCGAGACGGCGCTCGTCACGTCGGCCCCTTCGGACTACGCGCTGATGGCCCCGCTGCGGTCGCTGCCCGGGCTGTCGATCCATGTCGTGCCGAGCCCGACGGTGACCACCTTCGAGCTCGACTACAGCGGCCCGCGCCGCCGCCTCTATCTGCGCGAGGTGGCGCGCCCCATCCGCATCGAGGACATCCCGCCCGAATGGCGCGACATCCCCGTGGCTTATGTGGCGCCCGTGGCGGGCGAGTGCGATCGGGCGCTCGTCGAGGGGCTGCGCTCGAAGCTGATCTGTGTGGGGCTCCAGGGCTGGCTCCGGAAGACCGCCCCGGATGGGCTCGTGGAGCCGAGCATCCACTCCGAGGCCTCCGAGCCTCCCCGAGGGTTGGGCGCGGCCGTCTTCTCCGAAGAGGACCATCCCGAGGCCGAGTTCCTCGCCGAGCAGTTCGCCCGCCGGGGCCCGGTCGTGGCCCTCACGCGGGGCCGGCGCGGCTCCACCGTGCGCGCGGGCAGCCAGCAGTGGGAGATCCCCGCCGCGCCCGCCAACGAGGTGGATCCGACAGGCGCTGGGGACGTGTTCGGGATTGGCTTGACGCTCGCGCTCGCGCGGGGCGCCTCGGCTCCGGACGCGGCACGGGCCGCCGCCGCGATCGCCGCGCGCGTCGTCGAGGGCCCTGAGATGGGGAACCTCTCGGCGGCGGATGCCATGCACCTGCCTCCGCGCCCGTGA